In one Juglans regia cultivar Chandler chromosome 11, Walnut 2.0, whole genome shotgun sequence genomic region, the following are encoded:
- the LOC109010926 gene encoding BTB/POZ and MATH domain-containing protein 2-like → MGKVLRESPNSRPSFSYSSSSSSPSPSTTTSTSITETVNGSHQFKISGYSLSKGMGIGKYMASDTFVVGGYSWAIYFYPDGKSVEDNAAYVSLFIALASEGTDVRALFELTLFDQSGKERHKVHTHFGRTPDSGPYTLKYRGSMWGYKRFFKRTGLETSDYLKDDCLSVHCSVGVVRSYTEGPKIYSIAPPPSSIGQHFGKLLESGKGTDVSFEVDGETFAAHKLVLAARSPVFRAQLIGPMRDHNSQCIKVEDMEAPVFKTLLHFIYWDSLPDMQELTGLNSKWASTLMAQHLLAAADRYGLERLRVLCEAKLCEGVAINTVATTLALAEQHHCFQLKAVCLKFVAMLENLKAVMQTDGFEYLKQSCPSVLTELLEYVGRVSEHSVIVCRHGNEAILDGSDVNGRRVKQRLYS, encoded by the exons ATGGGAAAGGTTCTTAGAGAAAGCCCCAATTCGAGGCCgtctttttcttattcttcttcctcttcgtcTCCTTCGCCTTCCACGACGACATCGACGTCCATCACCGAGACCGTGAACGGCTCTCACCAGTTCAAGATCTCGGGGTACTCGCTCTCCAAGGGGATGGGGATCGGGAAGTATATGGCCTCCGATACCTTCGTCGTCGGCGGCTACTCGTGGGCGATCTACTTCTACCCCGATGGGAAGAGCGTTGAAGACAATGCCGCCTACGTATCGCTTTTCATCGCGCTGGCCAGCGAAGGGACCGACGTCAGGGCGCTCTTCGAATTGACGCTCTTCGACCAGAGCGGCAAGGAGAGGCACAAGGTGCACACCCACTTCGGGAGGACTCCGGACAGTGGACCCTATACGCTCAAATATCGCGGTAGCATGTG GGGTTACAAGCGGTTTTTCAAAAGAACTGGTCTAGAGACATCCGACTACCTCAAAGATGATTGCCTTTCAGTTCACTGTAGCGTTGGTGTTGTGAGATCATATACAGAGGGGCCTAAGATCTACTCCATAGCACCACCACCTTCTAGCATTGGTCAACATTTTGGGAAACTACTAGAAAGTGGAAAGGGAACGGATGTGAGTTTTGAAGTTGATGGGGAAACTTTTGCCGCTCATAAGTTGGTACTTGCAGCTCGTTCACCTGTGTTTAGGGCTCAACTTATTGGTCCAATGAGGGATCACAATTCCCAGTGTATAAAGGTTGAAGACATGGAGGCTCCTGTTTTTAAG ACTTTGCTTCATTTTATATACTGGGACTCTCTACCTGACATGCAAGAGCTTActggtttgaattcaaaatggGCTTCTACTTTGATGGCTCAGCATCTGCTCGCAGCAGCAGATCGGTATGGCCTTGAAAGACTCAGGGTGCTATGTGAGGCCAAACTTTGTGAAGGTGTCGCAATAAACACAGTAGCGACGACATTAGCTTTGGCGGAGCAGCATCACTGTTTCCAGCTGAAAGCTGTGTGTCTCAAATTTGTTGCAATGCTTGAAAATCTGAAAG CTGTGATGCAGACAGATGGTTTTGAATACTTAAAGCAGAGCTGCCCCTCTGTCCTTACAGAACTCTTGGAGTACGTGGGTAGAGTTAGCGAACACTCCGTCATTGTATGCAGGCATGGGAATGAAGCTATACTCGATGGCAGCGACGTGAATGGTAGGCGGGTGAAGCAAAGACTATATAGTTAG